The Cololabis saira isolate AMF1-May2022 chromosome 5, fColSai1.1, whole genome shotgun sequence genome segment AAAGTACGCCGGTCTCCTGCGAGGGGCCTCACTGTCTGTGAAGAAAACACACCGGCCTCTTGACTGAGAGGCCCCCcctccgtctctctctctctattacTGTCTGTGTGCAAAATTATCTCCCCTTTCTTTGATACAAGGAGCGTTATACATCACACCAGGTGTCTAGAGGTAGCTTTTGTTTGAGCAATTTACACCAAGATTAGTAATAAACAAGTGTCTCTCGGGGAATCCTCCCTGAGAGGGCCAAAACGATCTCCAGATTTTGAGCAATGACACGAGACGTGGGAGACGACACCTATGGTGGTAAAAAAGACGCTGGGGAGGGTGGATAGTGTTGCAAGAAGTTGAATGATTTATTGCTGTACCACTGGCCGAATTGACATGAGGGGAAGTTTTGAGGGATACTGTTGGATACAGGGGCGTGGCCCCCAGATCCTTCAAAAGTATATAAGAAGAATGGAAATCTACTAAGTTTTAGAGTCGGTACCGGGACCATGCCGGCTCTCCTGTGTATTGGTGCTGATTGTAAATCTTGCAATAAAGACCTGCACAGTATTTGGACGGAACACCAGCTGAACTTTGACTCCAGTGTTTTTCTTCAAGTCCGCGGATGAAGGAAAAACTCATGTGGAGGTCCCGaaaaggattttctctacatgtctgttggtacttacagaactttcttggaggcttggaccaccggcagcagcctccgtagagcctcctctgaagctcggaacttcttcaggtcaaacacctccagatcttcttctgatgacagtaagatgaagaccagagccgaccactgagcaggagacagtttatctgtggagagacgtccTGACCTCAGGTACTGTTGGACCTTCTCCACCAGAGACcgatcgttcagttcattcagacagtggaacaggttgatgcttctctctgcagacagatccccactgatcttctccttgatgtattcaactgttttctgattgttctgtgaacttctttggtttgatgtcatcagacctcgcaggaggttctgattggtctccagtgaaagacccaggaggaagcgcaggaacaagtccaggtgtccgtttggactctgtaaggccttgtctACAGCACTCTGATAGAGGTGAGTGTCTGCTCTTATCCACCAGGAGGTgtttctttgttcctccagcaggttgactccagacttgatgaaggtctgatggacatgaagagcagccagaaactcctggacactcagatggatgaagcagaagacctggtcctggtacaggcctctctcctctctaaagatctgggtgaacactcctgagtaaactgaagcctctctgacatcgatgccacactctctcaggtctgattcatagaagatcaggtttcctttctgcagctgctcaaaagccagttttcccagagactccaccatcttcctgctctctggactccagtgtgaatccgtctcagctcctccgtcatacttgaccttcttcagtttggcctggaccaccaggaagtggatgtacatctcagtcagggtatTGGGCAGCTGCCCTCCCTCTCTGgtctccaggacgttctccaggaccgcagcagtgatccagcagaagactgggatgtggcacatgatgtggaggctccgtgatgtcttgatgtgggagatgatcctgctggtctgctcctcttctctgatcttcttcctgaagtagtcctccttctgtgggtcagtgaaccctctgacctccgtcaccatggagacatactcaggagggatctgattggctgctgcgggtcgtgtggtgatccagagacgagcagaaggaagcaggttccccctgatgaggtttgtcagcagcacgtccactgaggtggactctgtaacatcagtcaggtcctcattgttgtggaagtccagaggaaatCGACTCTCATcaagaccgtcaaagatgaacacgacctggaacttttcaaagctgcagattcctttggtttcagagaagaagtgatgaacaagtttcaccaagctgaacttctcctctctcagcacattcagctctctgaaggtgaatggaagcaggaactggatgtcctggttggttctgcctttagcccagtccagactgaacttctgcgttaggactgttttcccgatgccggccactcccttcatcatcaccgttctgattggtcgtcctcttccaggtgggggtttaaagatgtcttcctgtctgatggctgtttctgctccgtctggtttcctggaagctgcttcaatctgtctgacttcatgttcgtcgttgacctctccggtccctccctctgtgatgtagagctccgtgtagatctgctccagaagggttGTCTTTCCTGCTTTAGTGATTCCCTCAGACACATGCTGGTACTTCTTCTGCAGCTGAACTTTGAGTTTGGATGGACAAATGGCAGCGATGGTctctaaataaagatgaaataaagaaaaccacTTAGTGATTAAAACTAGCCCACAACAAGTTCTACTtcctctaaagaatcaacatttcaacattcactGATCAGCCGTTCAATGAGGAGTATTGAAGCGTTTTCCTCCCAAAAACCCCCCGATCAATCAGAGGAACaagaacagtgtttcctctatgATTCATTTGAGACacatagggccaaatccacaaaaggattgcgcggcttttgcggccgctaaaccggtgcaaatgagacaaaaagagagcgtctaattcacaaagcacccgcaaagggcgaattgcaccacaaactgcgctgccaagcaaatagtgtcatggtgcgcctgtgccatttgcatgcatgtaaattaggtaatattcatacattctgcgcaaaattgcaccctttctatgcaaataagcttcattgcaaaaaccgtctaattcacaaaggccagtgctatttgccacacgcaaaaatagtggagcaaataccgtcttttggaAGCATGTATTAACTgctgcaaactcactcctcacttgccctctgtctctctttctctctctcttcaatatcattcatgcctgtgtgatactgaatgatattaagggtgaaatctacagtcagatcaagtggggtcgtggacttatctcggatttaaaaataaaaataacaggacggagctcaggattcatccatacagtaaggggctgctttattacaaacaatttcaccatataaacatataaatctagaatgtgtgtgtttaacagctgacctgtaggtgtgtgtagcaaaaacacagaacatgaattaccgtctgATCCCGATCccgtgttaatgaagttaccgGTGCtatgccttgtgcgtaaatgcgcacagcctcttaacatttgacatttcattagcttatgtcatacattctggattcattaaaaatcaactgaaatattgcaagccttttattattttaatattgctgatgatggtttacagcttaagaaaactcaaatttcctatctcaaaaaatttgaatattctgggaatcttaatcttaaactgtaagtcataatcagccatattaaaataataaaaggcttgcaatatttcagttgatttgtaatgaatccagaatgtatgacattttagttttttttaattgcattacagaaaataaaggactttatcacaatattctaattttctgagacagtcctgtaaacttgctggcgtggttgtgcttgaaccacttctgaatatccatcgttactttattaacggagcagcagagagcagcgtctggctggtgcaggaaactgctgcaagCAGATTAGTGACGGACActgtctgatttatggttccgcgttgcaccaacgcagagcttacggcgtaggatacgcggtgaCACGAAATTatggtgcgcgtcaccgcgtaccctacgccgtaggctacgccgtcgatttagcgcggaaccataaatcaggcttgacgcgcgggcatttgtcagttttcttttcgtcttttcaactgagcaaacacataaactgagggtgcaatacatgcttatgcaccctcgtagaaccgggcctgctggaaacagctccgctcacttactcagacaagggaaaattgcactcagctgcaaaactttaagtcttttgtgaataggaccttaaagcgggggaaattgcgggcgcaaatgcggtgCAATTCACAGcactatttgcgggcgcaatctattctttgtggatttggcccataatgtttgttttgtgtttgctggaaCTGAATATTGAATCCAAACGGTTCAACACTTTagaataaaacttttatttactAGGATATTAATGACTTTATTAATGACATGTTCCTAATAGAAGACTGGTGCAAGAAGATGAGCAGAGTTACTCCACCTTCCAGTGGGTTTAATGTTGTgtctgatctgtgaatgttggtAATCTACTGAGACATTGGGTGTGGTTTATCCAGCAGCTCAGATGTTCAGAGAAACGTCTTACTGCTCTGCACAAGGTCGGCCAgcttctcctgcttcctcctcctcaagaacttcactgtgatcttcatgAATGTCTTTCTGATGCTCTTctgctcttcatcttcatcctcctccagactctctgaggattctgggtaatctggactcacaaccttctggatcttcttcagctcgtccttcacaaacatgacgatgtcgtcctccagcagctggaacagaagacaCATGAAGGACCCAACCAGACTGAAATCGTGGAGACATGGAGTCTGCACTCTGGTCGAAGGTTCTCGGACTTATCGTGTCAcagactctcacacacacactgacacacatccCTCTCCCCATATTCAACGCCTTCCtggccccccctcttatcagcagcCCCTCCCTCACACACTCCGGGTTGGAGCGCCAGCTGCAATGGCCGCGGTCCTCACTTGGATGACCTGTGCCTGGTCCCCTCCCCCACATCCCGACCTGCCCATATCGTATACCCATGAGCttatgatgttgttttgttgtgtgtttgttgcttttctgtgctgaggtgtttttttgcaccttgacactaggtATTAATACACAGAGTGAAGATCCTTTttttctcatccctccatcccagtgtcatccttcctctaaaaatggcgtccgtattaatgggtcaagttctctcgtctgaattatgtctgacttggcaataaagctttttctgattctgattctgattctgacaaacatcaggtccatgatggacagactgacagtccactggtctccagagaccagcatggagacaaacatcaggtccatgttggacagactgacagtccactggtctccagagaccagcatggagacaaacatcaggtccatgttggacagactgacagtccactggtctccagagaccagcatggagacaaacatcaggtccatgttggacagactgacagtccactggtctccagagaccagcatggagacaaacatcaggtccatgatggacagactgacagtccactggtctccagagaccagcatgcagaTGGACATGAGGACAAAAGatggagaagcagttgttgttcatgtacagacctgaaagatggagtccagctgggtctgatgctgctggacagacggaccactgggggactctgagcTCTGCTGGTCCAATCTGTGGAGGAATCATGAAGAACTAGGTCACATGATGTCTGAAGGTCCATGGAGTCAtgtttggatgaggacagtccacCAGAGGACTTCCTGTAAGTTAAAGGTTCGCTGGTCCTCCTGAGGCCGAGAACGTGACAGACACAGGAAATCTTTCCTCTCTCATGCCACAACCTCGtacaataattcactttaaTGTATTCATCATTGCTCTGAAACCCTGCTGCACATCTACTTAAATGTTTACGATGTGGGGCCTTGGACAGCTCAGTGCGTTGAGCGGGTGCCGTTTACAGATGCTACTGCACTCGTGCCGGAAGCGCAGATTTTGCACTTTGAAGTTCTAGTTAGAACCTCCTTAAGATCCAGAAGAGCAGAATGCTACTTCTTCACTCGTCTTAAGATTTTGATCAGGAGTGTATATAttaggggcggcagtagctcaggtggtagagcgggtcgtccaatgatcagaaggttggcagttcgaatcccgctctgtcccagtttgctgtcgtagtgtccttgggcaagacaccttacccacctttccccgtgtgaatgtgtttgaatgtgtatgaatgttggtggtggtcggaggggccgtttggcgtgatatggcagccacgcttccgtcagtctgccacagtgcagctgtggctacaaacgtagcagccatggctacaaacgtagcagctgtggctacaaacgtagcagctgtgcctacaaacgtagcagccatggctacaaacgtagcagctgtggctacaaacgtagcagctgtggctacaaacgtagcagctgtggctacaaacgtagctaccaccactggtgagaatgtgtatgaatgaataatgatctctgtaaagcgctctaggggcctgatttactaaaggtttgcgtgcgtaaaaacgtgtgcaaacttgacatcacccgcaaaccaaagtgccagctgatctactaacagcgtgcaaagacgactgcgtctctgaaatgcgcaaaattgcacacgcaatccatttagtacttttgccctgatgaataatcaataaggggcgtacccgccagaaatcttaaatactgggaggggaagatgcaaattggtccatttaccacacgcaatgagatttaccaagcctgaaagtaattgcgcgtattgtgattgcgtctgtatttaatacgtttgaaaggaaggtgctaatctgctgctgctgttattgtggcaaggaggcgacatccaaaatcaaagaatacgcagagagagagtctttattctgctgcatgctatttaaaaaattgttttattagttttattagttttattaagttttattaaaggccactttttctttagttctccaccttatatcttgccaccttcttttaatgtgcccccctccactcgcccacaagcaggccaagcctttgtgcaaaactttgtattttattgattacttatcttattgaacgtgaaatcatccttcgtaaattacatttaattaaaacccgtgcttattaatcacaaaacacaggttaaacatcatgaccaaatccgctccgacccgctgtgtcagtatcagcgcagagactgcagcttcgcctgaattatggttctgcgttaaatcgacggcgtagccgacgcgtagcgtcgcggtgcggtgtgcgtcgccgcgtagcatacgccgtcggttctgcgttggtgtgacgcggaaccataaatcagcctttagtgtgcgctctgtgcgctgttctgaacacttctcttctcttcttgccatatgatggtcccgtctgtcacacatttactgtcagtgtttgctatataatatataatatttgcaatatactgtggacatctgaataaaaacttaactcataaatagatgaatcaaagcgctctccagctctgtgtctgattgtctttttctcctcagatcatgccgagcaccgccgggtcacgcaaacccgaccaattcaatattaaaatcaaattcagtcctgtggccagtttttctatttcgtatttttgatctgtgcctaaaattgaaatatgaaaaaccagacgtttttccgttttttgtgttaccaactgcatttattctatcgcaggttttctccgatattgcgtttcttttggtaatgtttaaatttctttgctgtagttcatgaatgtgtttatttgcctcttccactaatatctctaactccaactcgtcaaatttcattttgcgcttgtgacttgtgactgtgctttccatccagacgctccatggcgcagagtttgcgctcgcaaaccttaagacacgcaacacctcatttaaatactgcggtttgcacctgttatcaattgcgcacgcaatcttagttgatcacccgcaaaccacacgcaaacagcacgcgcaaactttttcagtgcacacgcaatttagtactctttatttaggatcttagtaaatcgggccctaggtCTCTAGAAGgagctatataaatccaagtcatcatCATATAGACATTTTGAGGAAGCGCTTTTATacctttattatatttttacattttactttgGGCTCGTCACTGTGTGTTCCTTGTGATGCTGCGTCCCAATAATATCCCAAtcctgggatcaataaagtacataaataaaataataaaatgtactTTAAATTTGATTgatcaaaatcaaaataaacatttttatatCTATCTGGCAGATTTCGGTTTGTTCAGGTACAAGATGTTTCTTCTGAATAGAcaagggtctgctatggtgtcctggttcagttctagggtctatgatgtcctgcagggttcagtactagggtctgctatggtgtcccccagggttcagtactagggtctatggtgtcctggttcagttctagggtctatgatgtcctgcagggttcagtactagggtctgctatggtgtcccccagggttcagtactagggtctatggtgtcctggttcagttctagggtctatgatgtcctgcagggttcagttctaaggtctgctatggtgtcccccagggttcagtgctaggaccAATCTTGTTCTGTTTCTACCTGCAGCCCtcgggaagtataatccagaatcaatGTTCatttctatgctgatgatacgcagcagCGCGAATGCTGAATGGAATTGTGCATCAAGTCCTAAATGACCTCGCTCCACAATATTTGCAAGATATTTGCTAGACATGCTGCtctagagctacgctgcagggggac includes the following:
- the LOC133443627 gene encoding NLR family CARD domain-containing protein 3-like isoform X2, translating into MFVKDELKKIQKVVSPDYPESSESLEEDEDEEQKSIRKTFMKITVKFLRRRKQEKLADLVQSKTIAAICPSKLKVQLQKKYQHVSEGITKAGKTTLLEQIYTELYITEGGTGEVNDEHEVRQIEAASRKPDGAETAIRQEDIFKPPPGRGRPIRTVMMKGVAGIGKTVLTQKFSLDWAKGRTNQDIQFLLPFTFRELNVLREEKFSLVKLVHHFFSETKGICSFEKFQVVFIFDGLDESRFPLDFHNNEDLTDVTESTSVDVLLTNLIRGNLLPSARLWITTRPAAANQIPPEYVSMVTEVRGFTDPQKEDYFRKKIREEEQTSRIISHIKTSRSLHIMCHIPVFCWITAAVLENVLETREGGQLPNTLTEMYIHFLVVQAKLKKVKYDGGAETDSHWSPESRKMVESLGKLAFEQLQKGNLIFYESDLRECGIDVREASVYSGVFTQIFREERGLYQDQVFCFIHLSVQEFLAALHVHQTFIKSGVNLLEEQRNTSWWIRADTHLYQSAVDKALQSPNGHLDLFLRFLLGLSLETNQNLLRGLMTSNQRSSQNNQKTVEYIKEKISGDLSAERSINLFHCLNELNDRSLVEKVQQYLRSGRLSTDKLSPAQWSALVFILLSSEEDLEVFDLKKFRASEEALRRLLPVVQASKKVLLSGCNLSEDICPLLSSVLSSQSSSLTELDLSNNDLLDSGLEKLCPGLESPHCHLESLRLSGCLISEEGSSSLVSALTSNPSHLKELDLSYNHPGESAGKLRSRREDPHWRLDTLRVEPAGQRWLTPGLRKYSCQLTVDTNTVNNKIKLSDDNRMMTHVKDDQSYPDHPDRFDRLPQLLCREVLTGRCYWEVQRTGRVYISVSYRSISKKGDSGDCLFGRNDHSWSLGRYPGGLYHVCHNNNRSIISSSSSSDSGRAAVYVDVPAGTLSFYEVVSDRLILLHTFNTTFTEPLSPGFGIRSWSRSGTWSGSSVTLCPV
- the LOC133443627 gene encoding NLR family CARD domain-containing protein 3-like isoform X1; its protein translation is MFVKDELKKIQKVVSPDYPESSESLEEDEDEEQKSIRKTFMKITVKFLRRRKQEKLADLVQSKTIAAICPSKLKVQLQKKYQHVSEGITKAGKTTLLEQIYTELYITEGGTGEVNDEHEVRQIEAASRKPDGAETAIRQEDIFKPPPGRGRPIRTVMMKGVAGIGKTVLTQKFSLDWAKGRTNQDIQFLLPFTFRELNVLREEKFSLVKLVHHFFSETKGICSFEKFQVVFIFDGLDESRFPLDFHNNEDLTDVTESTSVDVLLTNLIRGNLLPSARLWITTRPAAANQIPPEYVSMVTEVRGFTDPQKEDYFRKKIREEEQTSRIISHIKTSRSLHIMCHIPVFCWITAAVLENVLETREGGQLPNTLTEMYIHFLVVQAKLKKVKYDGGAETDSHWSPESRKMVESLGKLAFEQLQKGNLIFYESDLRECGIDVREASVYSGVFTQIFREERGLYQDQVFCFIHLSVQEFLAALHVHQTFIKSGVNLLEEQRNTSWWIRADTHLYQSAVDKALQSPNGHLDLFLRFLLGLSLETNQNLLRGLMTSNQRSSQNNQKTVEYIKEKISGDLSAERSINLFHCLNELNDRSLVEKVQQYLRSGRLSTDKLSPAQWSALVFILLSSEEDLEVFDLKKFRASEEALRRLLPVVQASKKVLLSGCNLSEDICPLLSSVLSSQSSSLTELDLSNNDLLDSGLEKLCPGLESPHCHLESLRLSGCLISEEGSSSLVSALTSNPSHLKELDLSYNHPGESAGKLRSRREDPHWRLDTLRVEPAGQRWLTPGLRKSACLFSPSDSCQLTVDTNTVNNKIKLSDDNRMMTHVKDDQSYPDHPDRFDRLPQLLCREVLTGRCYWEVQRTGRVYISVSYRSISKKGDSGDCLFGRNDHSWSLGRYPGGLYHVCHNNNRSIISSSSSSDSGRAAVYVDVPAGTLSFYEVVSDRLILLHTFNTTFTEPLSPGFGIRSWSRSGTWSGSSVTLCPV